AGCAATTTTATTTGAATTGTTATTGACAAGCAGGTGATCCACCGCGATAATCGTAAAATCAAACGCCATAAGTCTATCATAAACGGTCGGGTTTCCGCCTCTTTGGATATGACCGAGTATGCTTACCCTTGTCTCCATACCTATATCATCTTGAAGCCAATTAAAAACTTCAGTTGTTTTTTTGCTACCCTCGGCAACGATGGCTAAGATGTAGTTTCTGCCGTTTTGCACTTCATCTTTTAATCTTTTTGTAAGTTCTTTCGGCTCAAAGGCAACTTCAGGCACGACGCAAACTTCCGCACCGCTTATCATAGAAGATACGATAGCCAGATACCCGCAATCCCTGCCCATCACCTCAACCAAAAAAGCGCGGCTAAATGAAGATGCCGTATCTCGAATCTTGTCAAGCGCATCTCGTATAACATTAAGAGCGGTATCTACGCCTAAACAATAATCCGTTCCGTAAATATCATTATCTATAGTTGAAGGAATTCCGACAAAATTAAGTTCAAACTCCGAGCTAAATATTTGCATCGCTCTAAAAGAGCCGTCCCCTCCAAGTACGACAAGCTTTGTTATGCCAAACTCTTTAAGGTTATAGTATGCCTGCATCCTGTAGCTATGTTCAAAAAATCTCTTAGACCTAGAAGAGCGGATGATGGTTCCTCCATTATGAAGTATTCCCGATACATCCGAATGAGTCGCTTTTTTGATTTTTTTATCTATCAATCCCTCTAATCCGTCATAGATTAGATAAGGAGTAGAGCCTTTTTTGTAAACATAATCTACAAACTTTTTTATAGCCGGATTCATACCGGGTGCATCGCCGCCTGAACACATAATTGCAAATGACATAACATAACCCCTTTTTGTTTAATAGACTTCTTTTTTCTATACCCCCGAGATCCTGAATCAAGTTCAGGATGACGAAAGCTCAAGAATCTCGTCACTCCAAATTTGATTTAGAATCTAATTTTTTAGTTATGTAAAAGAGTCTAATATTATTTAATACAAACTAAGTAATTTCCTAACGGTTAAACATTCTTTCATAATACTCAATCGCCAAGCGACCTGAATCAAACGCAACCTCTACATCATTCATAGCACTCTTCATAATAGCTACCCACTCTTTTGGTTTGTCATAATAGGTAGGAATAACGCTATTTTCCAAAATATCCATCATATTTTTATTGTCAATCCTATCTTGCTCTACGATAGACAATCTATAATCAAGAGGAGGAATGGTAAAAGCGTTTTTACCGTTTTTTGCAAATTCAGGATTCCAACCGTCATCTATGGAAAAATGGATTGAACCGTTCATGCTTGCACTCATTCCGCTTGTTCCGCTTGCTTCGCGAGTAATTCTAGGGGTATTTAGCCAAATATCGCTCCCCTGTTTTAGAAGTTTTGAGAGAGTAAGCTCATATCCTATGAGAACTGCTATATTTTTAAATCTATGACTTAACTGTATCAGTTCATTAAACATCTCGATAGCTCCGTAATCTGCAGGATACGGTTTCCCCGCCCATATAATCTGAACGGGTCTTTGAGTATCGGTTATTAGTTTTACAAATCTATCATAGTCATATTTAAGCAGACCGGGTCTTTTATACTCCGCAAATCTTCTTGCCCAAACGATTGTTAAAACTTCAGGATCAAACATCTTTCCCGTTTGATTTGCAACAACATGAAAAAGTATCTTCTTTAGATGCTTTTTTCTTGACAAAAGTTCATAATCCTCATGTTCGTCAAGTGCGCGAATAAGGGTTTTATCCGTCCAATACTTCTTGTTTTGAGCATTTGTAATGGAGATAATTTCACATCTCCCTTCAACACCCGCCCACAT
This portion of the Sulfurimonas sp. genome encodes:
- a CDS encoding 6-phosphofructokinase; translated protein: MSFAIMCSGGDAPGMNPAIKKFVDYVYKKGSTPYLIYDGLEGLIDKKIKKATHSDVSGILHNGGTIIRSSRSKRFFEHSYRMQAYYNLKEFGITKLVVLGGDGSFRAMQIFSSEFELNFVGIPSTIDNDIYGTDYCLGVDTALNVIRDALDKIRDTASSFSRAFLVEVMGRDCGYLAIVSSMISGAEVCVVPEVAFEPKELTKRLKDEVQNGRNYILAIVAEGSKKTTEVFNWLQDDIGMETRVSILGHIQRGGNPTVYDRLMAFDFTIIAVDHLLVNNNSNKIAVYKKGEFGLMEIEDVVSNKYQLPKHYLDALNLLD